In Solanum lycopersicum chromosome 3, SLM_r2.1, the genomic stretch TGAGAAGACGAATATCTTTGGTCGTGTGTTTTACCATGGATGTACGCGGCATCCAAGTGCATACTTGAAATGGACCCTGTCGTAGGGGGAATGAATAGCACATGTGTGGTATTGGCAACACCACCTCCATGTGGAAGTGAAGGAAGGAATATTTGTATAGTTTGCTATCTGTTTAGTGAAGATAAATTGAAGCCCACTTGGTGTGTGTGTCTTTCTCTAAATATGGAGTGTGGAGTGTGAGTTCACAATGGATATGTCTTGCTAACCCTATTATTTGGGTGTTGAAATATACGTTGAGCTTTTATAACAAAGTAGTCTCCACCACTAAGTTACAATATTGTTGCCACTTCATTTCCTAATGGAAGTGGTGTGTTGTCAACACCACACCTTTTTTTATTCATTCCCTTTTGGATGGCGTCCATGTCACGTATGCAATGGGTGTTGGGTAGATCCGTGGTAGAACACAAGTGATTTTTTGTCTCGATTTCCGATGGATAAGTGGTTTGTATTGTTGGAATGTAGACTAAAGACCTTTAATTTGATTGGTAAAAAAAAGGCCCTCTGAACTCCTTAAATGAAACCTTGAACTTCCGTTTCAAGGTTCCCCTTAGCCTTCAGCTTTGGTTAAAACCTTAAAATGTCTTTAGGCTTTCTTGATACGATTACTCATTTACAACTTTATTGTCCTGATTTCATATTTATTCGTCGGTATTACATCTGGCCTGCATGGAATTGAAATCAACGATGCTCTTGCTTCCGCTTGCTTCTTCCGCCGCAATGCTGGTGTTGATTAGATCTTCATTTGTTCTGGATGTTAGGCCGGGGTGGTCTACCCAGAGTACAAGATTTTTGGTTTTGTTGTTACCTATTTTGGGATAAAAATCTGTTTACATGCGTGACTCCTTTCCTTGTAAAAACTGTATTGCAATTTGCTTTCCAGTTTGTTTTTTACTTAAGCTTATAAATGTAGGGGTCAAGACAATCAGCCCATTGGACGCACAATCAATTGGTGATGATCTAATATCATCAGAGGTGAACTATCCTAGGAGTCTCCTCCCCTATGTACCATTTAACACGGAACCTTTATAAAACCAAAAGGAACCCACAGACAGTTTTTGAAATGTTTGACAATACGTGGATGAGTGATCAAATGACATCAAGAATATTATTAGTTACTAAAAGAAAACCTTCTGGAACAACCAGTTTCCTAGTTTCTACATCTATCACAGAGTTTTCATGGGTTACTTCTAGTTTATTGTGGTAAACAATGGCGTACACGTAGTTTGTGTTATCAATTATGTCTACAAAGAGTGGTCAAAGAAACTTCAGTGAAATAGTATGGATCCAGCATCCCTTTGAAAATGCTGTGTAGCTTGATCATATATTTAGTCTGCACCTGTTCTGTCCTATATGCTGGCAGAAGTGTGGTTTCTCTGGGTCGTCTTCTATTCTTACAAGGCCACGCCAAAATTTACTTTGCCTGGACTATTAGTATCGTCTTCTTGTATAAGGAGCGGAACCCATCATATGGTCTATCGTGGTAACTAAAATCTATACGTACAAAGCAGCAGTGTAGCATAGTCAATTTTTTTCAGATGCTACCATTTTGTTGCAGAAACACCACAATCATTGACGTTCTGTATTCTATACCTGTTATCCTCCAGTTGCAAGAACTGATGAAAAGGTCCTGACTAGACTATCTGTCGGATCCCCTTGCACTTGCAGTTAGACTACTGTATCAGCAGATGCACTAGGCTATAGATGATATCGTTGACATCACATTGCCCCTGGATATGCAAGTCGGTGTAGATGGCGatagttttagtttaaattttgaagTCCGATGAAGCTAGCGATGCGAGCCTTCTACGCTCCAGAGACTTGAATGAGTATGTGAGCGCTTCATCGCTTAAAGCGTGAAGCGGGGCCTTATCGCTTTTTTCCGCTTCACGCTTCCCTGATCTGTATCCGTGGGCTGGGCTTACAGTAATCAAACTGATGAGAGGACAAAGGGGAAGTGTGCAGCGCTTACTCTAAAGAAATGCTCGGTAGCAACCTTCTTGATCCTTTTACCAACAacatttaacatgctttctaaAATAGATGATGGAAGACTTGAAATTGTGATTTCCACCATCTTGCTGTTCCCTTCTTTCTCTTATACTAGAAAAGAAGCCTCTGATTCAAAACAATTTAGAGATGTTTCAATAGTAGAAGGATGGTTGTGTGGTGGATCTATTTTTAAAAGGGCTACCCATCCCCCACCCCTTTGGGTGCAAAAGTATGAGGTTATAGTAGATGTTGACCCCTTGGATTCTTCATGGGTTTTCTTCTACGTATTTTAGTTAAAATTCTGAGTGGTAGCAAAACTAATTAGTCGGAGTGGATGTTTCATTACCTGTATTTCCAACACTTCAAATGACCACAAACAGTCATGATGAGTAACAGACATTTGATCGATCAATCCAATCTAGTCGATCTGTTCAAGAAATTAGTTAATGATGCAGCTGTCCACCTGCAAAGTGagtacaaatatataaatacataggCGGATAGACTAATATACCTCACCTGCTTGATGACTTCTCTAACTTGATGGGCTTGGAGATTTTGAAACATTAATTAAAACTAGAACTACAGAGACTTGgtcattttgtttatttgttaagTTGAACTAGTATTCTTTCTCTAGAGCTTTTTCTTCAATGATATACATTATGAAATACATTAAGAACGTCTCTCTAGAACTTTTTCTTCAATGAAGTACATCAAATATAACTTGTAAAACATGGTTATGAATTTTTCAATGCCTGTTTAGTTTTGTTATAAGAGAATGAtaaaagatctttttttttgaGGAAAATATTTCCTAGTAATAACAATATACTATATTGAGTATCCTGGAAAAAACAACAGAAAACCATTTCTTTGTCCTCTCTGTCAAGAACGATCAATATCAGTTAACCTTTCATTTACCTACTTTGTTATATGTGTTTATGATAAAGGACAAAagcttttctcttctttttctttcttttctcttctgtTTTCTCAGTTTCCCTTTTCTCCTTCGACATTTTTGATAATAGACTTCACTTGGTACAATCATTCTGTTTGTATCTTTGATGTTGATTATAGGCTTATCTTAAGTATCTTTTTAAAGCATGAGAGTAATGTAGACTTCAACTgccttactttttttttatcagaaTGCAATGATTGAATTGGCCAGAGTAGTGAAGGCGCAAGAACAAACTGTTGCAGGTAAACTGCACCACCTCACTCTTGAGGTCATGGATGCTGGAAAAAAGAAACTCTATGAGGCTAAGGTCTGGGTCAAACCATGGTTGAATTTTAAGGAACTTCAAGAGTTCAAGCATGTTGAAGACGTTCCTACCTTTACTTCTTCAGATCTAGGAGTTAAGCAAGGTAGCTCTCTTTTTTATGTTAATGTTAATTATGGTGTTCTACTCAATCTAATCAACAGTTTGGAGTTTTGCATCAATCAACTGAATACGACGCTTCGACTTGTAATGAACAATGTTATTTTAGGTGATATAGGTTTGTGTCAAGGTTGTAATTAATCTGCTTCAGGTCTCTGCTTTATGTGCGTGTGACTATTAATTTGTTAATATGCCCtcctttttctgttgttttgtTGTCTTCTTCTGAACTGCAAGAAGTTTTGCCTAGTTCTTCCGGTGGAGAATGTTATCTCAAAAAGAGTGAATAGGCTCAACTCCGATACCCCATATCCCTAGAAAGTAATATTCTCTTGGAAATGAATTTTGTGATTGATGgtcttttttctcttctaaaTTATTTAGTAGAGCAGAGCAGTGGATTGAAATCAGTGCCTGTGCATGATCCTGTTGTTGAAGAAGCTGCAGAGCATGCAATAAAGACCATCCAGCAGAGATCCAACTCTATACATCCATATAAACTACAAGAGATTGTTCATGCTAATGCTGAGGTATGCTCCTTTTTCGTGCTTGCCAGTCATTGGGTTGTTATTATGTGGTTAACTTGCATATGATCAGAACATCCATGCAAATGCTGTTATACCATATTTTTGAAGTAGCCATTGAATTTGCTTTTTAATAGATGGCTGATGATTCTACAAAGCTTCATTTGGTCATCAAAACCAGCAGGGGAGGGAAGGAAGAGAAGTTCAAAGTTCAAGTGCAGCACAATAATGAAGGTGCGTTCCACTTGAATCGTATGGAGCCTGACAACTAAGTTTGGGAGATCCTACGCCTCTTTAGATTTCTTTAGTTCATCTATGGAGCTATGGATCTGTTTCAAGTATAATAAGCATGTAACCAGCACAATATTTTTACTACTTGCTTTTGTTCATCTGAAGTTTGTCTTCATCTAGTGGATTACTCTGATCCACCTTAGGTTGAGGGCATCTTTGTCTTGTGTCACAGTTGTAATGTTTCAAGTATTCTGAACATAACTACTCGGTATAAAGTAAATCCTGCTCTTGAGTAcatattaaactttttaaaaattaaccaGTAGCTATTGGCCAGGGatacttaaataaataaaattgcatTCATGTGCTTCTCCCAATAGGTGTGTGTAATTCTTTTTGACATTAATGGGAGCTTTGGCTTTGGCAGTTGAATATCACAGACCAATTTCTAAAATATGTGTGTGTTACTCCTGCAAATCATCTAAACTGTATTATATACTTAAATTCAGAAGGCATTGAGGGGATAGAATGCGATATGAGTGTGTCAACCCCATTTCCGAGGATAGAGTTAAATAGCGTTATTGCTCTCCTTTGCCCTGCGGTACAGATCGAGTTTTTCTATATCCCAGAAAAGCCCTATATTCAGCGgcaaaattagaaattttaaaatcaaagcTATGTAACGTTTATAGATTTTTCTAATGAATATTAAAGAttgtttatgaatatttttaatttaatgaacAAATGTATCGAAATCTTAACATTATATATGTAAGTGTACCAAAATTTTAAGATCTAATTTTGCATGAGAATCAACTACAGTGAAGCCATATTTAAGCTTCACCGATCTCTATTGACCGCAATGATGTCAAATGAGACGCAAAGAATGAAAAGTACAATTAGATAagattttctgcaaaatttACGAATTATAAAAATTTGCTCTTTCACttaaatttagattaaatataattatttttaaattttattcagagttctgatttttttattaaaaaattaatgatgtgatcaattataatttggtcactcaatttatttaataaaaaaattaatttaatttttttaattaaaaattgataacgtaattgaattataattaattatgtgtcaaaataattttgtaaaattattattaaaaaataatcacataaatatatatatatatattttttgataatgaCATAAATTGAGTCTTTTTTATGAGTGCTTTTCCCTTTACAAAATAACACTATTATACTTTTAGCATAAATTGGTTAtgtcaatttatttaaaaaagcgCCTATTTCATTGGCCGaaagaaatcaaattttaatccttattaattatttttccttctaataataataataattagcaGTAAAATAAAAGCTCTTAAAAAATACGGTTGAACTCAAAGCGAGCCGCTGAGAGCCAGTGCCAATTGTGTTTTCATCTAACTTTCAAGTTCCAACCTAACTCCGAAGGCCGCCGACGGCTTTTGCTGCTTCTGCCCCTCTCCCGTTTGCTGCAAAGCTCACACAGAAAACCCTAACTCCCTACTCCGGAATTTGATAATGGGTAAGGCTGTTTTCTTGTGTTAATATAGTTACAGCCTTCCGTTTTTGTACTTATTCCcagtgttctttttttttttggtgatacaGAGAAGAAAAAGTCTCGTAAAGAAAGTAGAAAAGAAGCTCGGAAGGCTAAAAAGCATAAGAAGTTTGATTCGTGGATCCAACATCAAGTAATTGGTTTACTTTTCTCTTTATATCTGATTTTTAGTTTATCTGTATGTACAATCTAGCATGAATTGCATGAAACAGATCAATTTTTGGGCATGTTTTACTTTTAGTTTGGCTGTAAGAGCTTCAGTTTTGAGTTGTAGGAGTAGCAATGTAGAAAGATCATGTTAAGTATCCTAACCGCAATATGAGCGTGAGCTCACCTGCTTCAGCTTATCTAATCTGGCCAGTCATTACTGTTCATGTAATAAAAGCTTTTGTTTCCAATAGTTTAGGAAGATGTGAATGATGATAGATGCATAATAAGCTTTTCTTTTGGGGAAGGGTTCTAATTAATGATAATGTTCACGTATAACCAACCAACATCATTTGATAAGGTTAATTACTGTGGCAGATTTTATTTAAGCAGATACTTTTGTTTTTGGCATAAGGTCTAACTATTACCACTCATGATAAAGCACATAAATTCAACTTGACATGATTTTCTCTCCTGACATTTGGTTGTAGCAAACACAAAAAGCCCGGAGAATGTTGCCAAATTCAAAACCAACACACACAGTGCATTCACGGAAGGATAGCCAAGTACAAAGGCATGAACATTTACACTCCTTAAATTCAAAGAAAGACTTGGACACTTCTCCACGGTTGGATTCTTCTAAGGTGGAAAATACGAGTTTGAAAAGGAAACATGTCTCAAGTAAAAATTCAAAGACAATGTTTATGGAGTATCTTAAAATGGAAAAGAAGGGAGACGCTATCTCTGCGGACGTAGATCTGAGATTGGAGAGGAAACTCGCTAAGAAACTCAAGGTGAAGAATGAGAAATTGCGAGGAGAGGATGATATCGATATGTTACTTGAAGGAATTCCTTCTGTAGTTGACTGTAACAGTCAACTGAATGAATCTCTGGAGGGTACTGATACTGACTCTTCACACAAGAAACTGAAAAAAAAGACAGTGGTTGAAGTTTTAGATGGTAAACTGGTTTCTGAGGATGGAAAGTTTGATCCTTCATGTGTTAGCTATGTTGAGCATGTCGACACAGATTTACTGGCCAAACAAAAAGAgtcaaaaaagatgaaaagaaagaagacaaaGTTTGAAGAGCTTCTTGCAACTGAAATGCGTGGACAGGATATCTCCGCAGATGAGGATCTGGCTTTGGAAAGGAAGCTTGCGAAGAAGCTCAAGGTGAAGAGAGGGAAATTACTTGGGGATCATGATgatatgaataatttatttgaggGAATTCCTTCACTTCTGGATTCTTTTGAGGATGAAAATACACAACTTGTTGGAGAAACACCTCGAAAGCGTGATACGAGCTCCTCAAATGAAAGATCTAAAGAGAAAAGATATAATAAAGAAGTGCAAGGAGAAGATTACAATCAAGAGGAAGAGCAGAAAGCTGAGAGCACTTCATACTGTACAGATGTGAAGGCAGCAGCTAGATCTGCTGCCAAAGAAAATGCAATATATGTTGCTCCTCGCCTGAGGTCATGCTTGGGAAATGATTCGGAAGAGTTCGCTCAAATTCGTCGACGACTAAGAGGTATTAAATTTGTAACAGTTGCATTCATTTTGCTGGACTTTTggaaaccttttttttttgttttgcaaAATGATCTATTTTTTTTGCACCTGAGGACCATTAAAAGAATCAATTTCTTTCAGGTCTTCTGAATAGGATGTCCGAGGCTAACGTGGAATCGATCACAAGTGAAATTTCCACGATCTACCAGGTATGCGACTTGTTCTCATCCAATATTCTGACTGATTTTTTATCTGAAAATCACCTAATGCACTGTCCACAATAATGTTTCTTTTGATTGTTTCTATGATTCAAACTagtaatttatattgaaataccTTTTGTTGGTGTATTTCTTGAGGTTTCAGATTATGATTCTTATTTTTTGCCCCTACTACTTTATTGACTCTGTAGTTTTGATACAATTGTTTGTGACTTGTCTAAGTGCAATCAGCAATTTGAAAGTTGGATCTTAAGAATGTTAATTTGTGTGATTCAGCATTGAGAATACCAAGACCATTTACATTGCTTTCTGTCTTTTTTACTGTTATCACTTATAGCCGTAATGTTCAGATATCTTTAAATACTTATACTTACTTTTCAGGAATACTTGTCTTGTACTCGTGTTGTCAAAAGCACAAAAAAGCGCTAAAGCCCCGATGGAGCTTAAAGCGCGAAGCATGGGCTTCAGTAAATAAAAGCGCACTATGaagaatttttaatatatatatacacacacacacacacacacttataGAACATAATAGACacaaaaatagtaaatatataGTGCTTATAATGAAGATTGgtttatcaaaatatatgtttttatatattctaCTTTTCTAATCACTAAAATAATATTCTTCCATATCATCTTCCTCAATAGGGTGATTCTCATTGGTATCAGTATCACTAGATTTATAGCCTTCAATGTCTTCTTCCCCTGACTCATCTGAATCAACCTCATCTTCTATGTCAATACGTGGAGCTCGGGTGCTAGAGGCATTAGTTGTAATAACTTCTGACTATCTCTTTTATCGCTTTGTGTATGTCAACACATCCTCACTGCCCGACGCTCTTGAAACATCACCCCAAGTTAAGTTGTCATCACCAAATACCAATTCATCTTCTGCTTCCATATTAATACCCATCTTCCCCACCAACCATTCATTACTATGATCAATGTTATCCAACGATATTGGATCGATGACACTTCGTAAGTCATAACGAGCTTTTAAAGCACGGTTATACTTAACAAACACTAGATCATTCAATCTTTGATGCTCCAGtctgtttctttttttggtatGGATCTGTAGCATTGGTTAGTGTTAGTAAATTAGTATAATTGATTAACTAtgcaaagaaaaattaattatatgatgtACACTACGAGTACTTAGTACTTACATGCTCAAACACACTCCAGTTACGCTCACATCCAGCAGAACTAGCCGTTAAACCCAAAATTCTAATGGCTAATTTTTGGAGATTGGGAGCTGAATTACTATATAAATTCCACCATTCAATTGTAAAAAGTGTTATGTAGACATCATTATGTACAAGTTATTACCTCAGTACTAAGTAAGAAATATTAAGTAAACTTCTAAACATAAACTAAatcattatgaattttaatgttattgtatTCACTTACCTGGAGATCTTTTCGTTCTAGTGCTTTTTGCAATAGGAAGGCCAAATTGTTGTTCAGCTCTTGTGTACAATGGTATCTCTGATATGATCTTATCTTGTACTTCAGTGCTTGGAACCAATTTTTCAATACAAGCATACaactcatttttgttattttttgacAATTCTCAGTAGCTGGATTTTGAAAGAAGAACACTGGATTTAAATAATGTCCAACAGCATGTAATGGATGATGCAATTGGCATTGCCATCTTTCATCAATAGTCTTCCCTTCAAATGCCTTTGCAATAGACTCCTTAGTTCTATCCACGACTTCATAAGTTTTCCCCCTTGGTAACTTAGCCCACCTACTAATCACCCATTTGACAGATGTAAACATTGCTCGCAGATTTGTTTTTTGACAATGCAACCGTTGCAAAGTCAGAGAACTCGTAGCAAATCGAGTAATCCCACATTTCAccaactcttttctttttagtgaAATCTCTCATCATATTTAAGACTCCTAAGTGTCCATAAATGAAACCAACAAGGGCAATTGCTTTTTGGAGCGGCCTTCTTGATGATAGGAATCTTCCCTATGTCTTCTAACATAAGATTTATACAGTGAACTGCACATGACATCCAAAATATGTATGGTCTTTTTCTCTGTAACAGTTCTCCTAT encodes the following:
- the LTC gene encoding cystatin isoform 1 precursor (isoform 1 precursor is encoded by transcript variant 1), which produces MRVIRSRAILIVLFLVSAFGLSEQGKSGGFCSEEMATLGGVHDSHGSSQNSDEIHSLAKFAVDEHNKKENAMIELARVVKAQEQTVAGKLHHLTLEVMDAGKKKLYEAKVWVKPWLNFKELQEFKHVEDVPTFTSSDLGVKQVEQSSGLKSVPVHDPVVEEAAEHAIKTIQQRSNSIHPYKLQEIVHANAEMADDSTKLHLVIKTSRGGKEEKFKVQVQHNNEGAFHLNRMEPDN
- the LTC gene encoding cystatin isoform 2 precursor (isoform 2 precursor is encoded by transcript variant 2), producing the protein MRVIRSRAILIVLFLVSAFGLSEQGKSGGFCSEEMATLGGVHDSHGSSQNSDEIHSLAKFAVDEHNKKENAMIELARVVKAQEQTVAGKLHHLTLEVMDAGKKKLYEAKVWVKPWLNFKELQEFKHVEDVPTFTSSDLGVKQEQSSGLKSVPVHDPVVEEAAEHAIKTIQQRSNSIHPYKLQEIVHANAEMADDSTKLHLVIKTSRGGKEEKFKVQVQHNNEGAFHLNRMEPDN